The following proteins are encoded in a genomic region of Patagioenas fasciata isolate bPatFas1 chromosome 26, bPatFas1.hap1, whole genome shotgun sequence:
- the NEFM gene encoding neurofilament medium polypeptide translates to MSYTMEPLGNPSYRRVTETRATYSRASASPSSGFRSQSWSRGSGSTVSSSYKRTNLGGPRAVYGSTVLSSAESLDVSQSSLLNGAAELKLSRSNEKEQLQGLNDRFAGYIEKVHYLEQQNKEIEAELAALRQKHAGRAQLSDAYEQELRELRGVLEQVSHEKAQIQLDSEHIEEDIQRLRERFEDEARLRDETEATIRALRKEMEEASLMRAELDKKVQSLQDEVAFLRGNHEEEVAELLAQLQASHATVERKDYLKTDLTTALKEIRAQLECQSDHNMHQAEEWFKCRYAKLTEAAEQNKEAIRSAKEEIAEYRRQLQSKSIELESVRGTKESLERQLSDIEERHNNDLSTYQDTIHQLENELRGTKWEMARHLREYQDLLNVKMALDIEIAAYRKLLEGEETRFSAFSGSITGPIFTHRQPSVTIASTKIQKTKIEPPKLKVQHKFVEEIIEETKVEDEKSEMEDALAAVAEEMAAKAQEEEKAEEAAEEEAEKAAAEEAAEEEKEEEAAEEEEEAAKSDAAEEGGSEKEEIEEKEEGEEAEEEGEEAEAKGKAEEAAAKVEKVKTPPAKSPPKSPPKSPVTEPAKVVQKEADAGKEQKVEKGGEKPAKEEEKAASPEKPATPKVTSPEKPATPEKPATPEKAATPEKPATPEKAATPEKLVTPEKLRSPEKPVSPEKPRTPEKPVSPEKPRSPEKPASPVKDGKAVVEETVTVTKVTKISAEVEKESRKEDIAVNGEVEEKKEEESKEKEVEEEDKGVVTNGLDVSPIDDKGEKIVVTKKAEKITEGGDSTTTYITKSVTVTQKVEEHEESFEEKLVSTKKVEKVTSHAIVKEIKETE, encoded by the exons ATGAGCTACACGATGGAGCCCCTCGGCAATCCCTCGTATCGCCGGGTGACCGAGACCCGGGCCACCTACAGCCGCGCCAGCGCATCCCCGTCCAGCGGCTTCCGCTCACAGTCGTGGTCCCGGGGCTCGGGCAGCACCGTGTCCTCCTCCTACAAGCGCACCAACCTGGGGGGGCCGCGGGCCGTGTACGGCTCCACGGTGCTGAGCTCCGCCGAGAGCCTGGACGTCAGCCAGTCCTCGCTGCTGAACGGCGCGGCGGAGCTGAAGCTGAGCCGCTCCAACGAGAaggagcagctgcaggggctGAACGACCGTTTCGCCGGGTACATCGAGAAGGTGCATTACCTGGAGCAGCAGAACAAGGAGATCGAGGCGGAGTTGGCGGCGCTGCGGCAGAAACACGCCGGGCGGGCGCAGCTGAGCGATGCCTACGAGCaggagctgcgggagctgcgcGGGGTCCTGGAGCAGGTGAGCCATGAGAAGGCGCAGATCCAGCTGGACTCGGAGCACATCGAGGAGGACATCCAGCGCCTGCGGGAGCGCTTCGAGGACGAGGCGCGGCTCCGCGACGAGACGGAGGCCACCATCCGCGCCCTGCGCAAGGAGATGGAGGAGGCCTCGCTGATGCGGGCGGAGCTGGACAAGAAGGTGCAGTCGCTGCAGGACGAGGTGGCCTTTCTGCGGGGCAACCACGAGGAggaggtggccgagctgctggCGCAGCTCCAGGCGTCCCACGCCACGGTGGAGAGGAAGGACTACCTGAAGACCGACCTGACCACGGCGCTGAAGGAGATCCGCGCCCAGCTGGAGTGCCAGTCCGACCACAACATGCACCAGGCCGAGGAGTGGTTCAAGTGCCGCTACGCCAAGCTGACAGAAGCCGCCGAGCAGAACAAGGAGGCCATTCGCTCCGCCAAGGAGGAGATCGCCGAGTACCGCCGGCAGCTGCAGTCCAAGAGCATCGAGCTGGAGTCGGTGCGCGGCACCAAGGAGTCGCTGGAGCGGCAGCTTAGCGACATCGAGGAGCGTCACAACAACGACCTCAGCACCTACCAG GACACGATTCATCAGCTGGAGAACGAGCTTAGAGGAACAAAGTGGGAAATGGCACGTCACTTGAGGGAATACCAGGACCTCCTCAATGTCAAGATGGCCCTGGATATTGAAATTGCTGCATACAG GAAGCTGCTGGAAGGTGAAGAGACAAGATTCAGTGCCTTCTCTGGAAGCATTACTGGACCCATATTCACCCACAGACAACCATCTGTCACAATAGCATCcactaaaatccagaaaacaaaAATCGAACCGCCAAAGCTGAAAGTCCAGCACAAGTTTGTAGAAGAAATCATTGAAGAGACAAAGGTAGAGGATGAGAAGTCTGAAATGGAAGATGCCCTGGCAGCTGTTGCAGAAGAAATGGCAGCCAAGGCccaggaggaagaaaaggcagaAGAAGCCGCAGAGGAAGAAGCTGAGAAGGCGGCTGCAGAAGAAGcagctgaggaagaaaaggaggaagaggcagcagaggaggaggaagaagccgCAAAATCTGATGCAGCAGAAGAAGGAGGttctgaaaaagaagaaatagaggaaaaagaagaaggggaggaggctgaggaagagggggaagaagcTGAGGCCAAGGGCAAAGCCGAAGAGGCAGCAGCAAAGGTAGAGAAGGTCAAAACACCTCCCGCAAAGTCACCCCCTAAATCCCCCCCTAAATCCCCAGTAACCGAGCCAGCCAAGGTTGTCCAGAAAGAAGCAGATGCAGGAAAAGAACAGAAGGTGGAGAAAGGTGGTGAGAAACCAGccaaggaggaagagaaagcgGCATCTCCGGAGAAGCCAGCGACACCAAAGGTGACCTCTCCGGAGAAGCCAGCGACCCCGGAGAAACCCGCGACCCCAGAAAAAGCAGCGACCCCGGAGAAACCCGCAACCCCAGAGAAAGCAGCGACCCCGGAGAAGCTGGTGACGCCGGAGAAGCTCCGTTCTCCTGAAAAACCAGTGAGCCCAGAAAAGCCTCGCACTCCGGAGAAGCCGGTGTCTCCGGAGAAGCCCCGTTCTCCAGAAAAACCAGCCTCTCCGGTCAAAGATGGAAAGGCCGTGGTGGAGGAGACCGTCACTGTCACAAAGGTAACAAAGATTAGTGCCGAGGTAGAGAAGGAGTCCAGGAAAGAAGACATTGCAGTGAATGGTGAGgtggaggagaaaaaggaagaggaatcCAAAGAGaaggaggttgaggaggaagacaAGGGAGTTGTCACTAACGGTCTAGATGTGAGCCCGATTGATGATAAGGGTGAGAAAATTGTAGTAACCAAAAAAGCGGAGAAAATCACTGAAGGTGGGGACAGTACAACCACGTATATCACAAAGTCGGTGACAGTCACTCAGAAGGTAGAGGAACATGAAGAAAGCTTTGAGGAGAAATTAGTGTCCACTAAGAAAGTGGAGAAAGTTACTTCACATGCCATAGTAAAGGAGATTAAAGAGACCGAATAA